The following proteins are encoded in a genomic region of Nitrospiria bacterium:
- a CDS encoding Na(+)/H(+) antiporter subunit D: MTSGVPPGLIFLVGSLFIPFFQGHSKKALLLGLPLLGGISLFLIPEGINWGFDFFGHSLVLLRVDALSKAFGYIFVIMAFSGALFSLHVKDNKEHVAAFLYVGSSLGVVFAGDLLSLFIFWEMMAFSSVFLIWARGTQAAQGAGFRYVLVHILGGVFLLVGIVMYQSQTGSMAFDGMSLESWATYFIFFGFILNAAAPPLHAWLPDAYPEATVTGTVFLSAFTTKTAVYVLARSFAGTEILIWIGVMMTLYGIVWAILENDMRRILAYSIINQVGFMITGIGIGTQMALNGTISHAFCHILYKALLLMSAGAVLHMTGKTKCTDLGGLYKTMPLTLMFALVGAASISAFPLFSGFVSKAMVITASTQENMPFVWLMLTLASAGVFLHAGIKFPYFVFFAKDSGIRTQEPPNHMLWAMGLLSFLCIFLGVVPGVLYAILPFPVNFVPYTLDHVLSQLQLLAFSALAFFLLLPHLQRTKTISLDTDWFYRKGAQALVWFLNQPGVRIGNQFGKIFFEEIPRGLFWLSQNPLAAIQIGFEKLVVHVGRWAGSSQVKALEKKVKTEQSLYPGDQVYHWPIGTTVLWVTLFLLGSLLLYYL, translated from the coding sequence ATGACTAGCGGGGTTCCTCCTGGGTTGATTTTTCTCGTGGGTTCCTTGTTCATTCCTTTTTTCCAGGGGCATTCAAAAAAGGCTTTGCTTCTTGGCCTTCCGCTCCTGGGCGGAATCAGCCTTTTTCTAATCCCCGAAGGGATCAATTGGGGGTTTGATTTTTTTGGTCATTCTCTCGTTTTGCTTCGTGTGGATGCCTTAAGCAAGGCGTTTGGTTACATCTTTGTCATTATGGCTTTTTCCGGAGCTTTATTCTCTCTCCATGTGAAAGACAATAAGGAACATGTGGCGGCTTTTCTTTATGTAGGCAGTTCATTGGGGGTTGTGTTTGCTGGAGACCTTCTCTCTTTGTTTATCTTTTGGGAGATGATGGCTTTTTCTTCTGTCTTTTTGATTTGGGCCCGGGGGACCCAAGCGGCCCAAGGTGCGGGGTTCCGTTATGTCCTGGTCCATATTTTGGGGGGTGTATTTCTTCTGGTGGGGATTGTCATGTATCAATCCCAAACGGGTTCAATGGCGTTTGATGGAATGTCTTTGGAAAGTTGGGCAACCTATTTCATTTTCTTTGGTTTTATCCTCAATGCCGCTGCACCCCCTCTTCACGCTTGGTTGCCCGATGCCTACCCTGAAGCGACCGTGACCGGAACGGTTTTTCTAAGTGCGTTTACGACTAAAACCGCGGTCTATGTCTTGGCCCGTTCTTTTGCGGGAACGGAAATTCTCATCTGGATCGGGGTTATGATGACCCTTTACGGAATCGTTTGGGCGATTTTGGAAAATGATATGAGGCGGATCCTGGCCTATAGCATTATCAATCAGGTGGGGTTTATGATCACCGGGATTGGGATCGGCACCCAAATGGCGCTTAACGGAACCATTTCCCATGCTTTCTGCCATATTTTATATAAAGCCCTTTTGCTTATGTCGGCCGGAGCTGTTCTGCATATGACTGGAAAAACCAAATGCACCGATTTAGGGGGTCTCTATAAAACGATGCCCCTAACCCTTATGTTTGCTCTCGTGGGGGCTGCGTCCATTTCTGCTTTTCCCTTATTTAGCGGGTTTGTGAGCAAGGCCATGGTCATTACGGCTTCCACGCAGGAGAATATGCCCTTTGTTTGGTTGATGCTAACGTTGGCCTCCGCAGGGGTATTTTTACATGCGGGCATTAAATTTCCCTATTTTGTTTTTTTTGCTAAAGATTCCGGAATACGAACCCAGGAACCCCCCAACCATATGCTCTGGGCCATGGGCCTACTCTCTTTTTTATGCATTTTTTTAGGGGTGGTGCCCGGTGTCCTATATGCGATTCTCCCTTTTCCGGTCAATTTTGTTCCGTATACACTGGACCATGTGCTTAGCCAGCTCCAGCTTTTGGCCTTTTCAGCCTTGGCTTTCTTTCTTCTTTTACCACACCTTCAGAGAACAAAGACCATTTCGTTGGATACGGATTGGTTCTACCGGAAAGGGGCCCAAGCCTTGGTTTGGTTTTTAAATCAACCGGGAGTGCGAATCGGAAACCAATTCGGAAAAATATTTTTTGAAGAAATCCCTCGTGGTCTTTTCTGGCTCAGCCAAAATCCTTTGGCAGCCATCCAAATCGGATTTGAAAAACTGGTGGTTCATGTGGGGCGATGGGCGGGTTCTTCCCAAGTGAAGGCCTTAGAAAAAAAGGTAAAAACGGAACAATCCTTATACCCGGGGGATCAGGTTTACCATTGGCCTATTGGAACCACGGTTCTTTGGGTAACTCTCTTTTTGTTGGGATCCCTCCTTTTGTATTATTTGTAA